The proteins below are encoded in one region of Reichenbachiella sp. 5M10:
- a CDS encoding outer membrane protein assembly factor, which yields MGQIRYGSQGRLNNSSSNTPRINYSNPQEYTIAEIKVEGAEYLDHIALTSISGLKVGDKVKIPGDDITQAIKKLWKQGLIGNVEIYASKIEGSNIYLTIELTERPRLSRFNFHGVTKSQESDLKEKINLIRGRVMTDAIIKNSELSVKKYFYEKGYLNTEVDIRYSQDTIINNSVQLDLYITKNRKVKIRNVNFVGNETFTDMKLKSKMKGTGERPRFKIVGATVAVALNALKPKSKKKVIKSPQDSAIQNISRPAMEIIMENVKLNVFKSSKYVKEKYEEDKEALIAFYNSKGFRDAYIEEDSIVTIDENSVDIDIRINPGQRYYFREITWTGNFIHDDQTLNQILGVERGDIYNMESLDKRLNYNPNGPDISSLYMDNGYLFFSVNPVEIKIEGDSIDVEMRIYEGAQATIRKVYVTGNDRTNDHVIMRELRTLPGQKFSRAELIRTQRELSQLGYFNPETVTPNPIPNPADETVDIEWSLEERPSDQIELSGGWGGSFGFVGTLGLTFNNFSLRNLTHLDKWRPLPVGDGQKLSLRLQANGRQFQSYSVSFSEPWLGGKKPMSFGVSYNYSVQRSLALNRKDIIGSMQVTGVTVSLGQRLKWPDDYFTLSNAVSFTNYNLYRFGGSLGFDNSTGVANSFTFKTTISRNSIDNPMYPRTGSSITLSLALTPPYSLFNDLDYETASNNDRYKWVEYHKWMFDAKYYLQIAGDLVLEARAHLGYLGAYQSDVGVGPFERFQLGGDGLTGSNFLLGNDVIGLRGYDNNSITPTEVVNGNQITGGTLFNKYVFELRYPVSLNPSATIYVLGFAEAGNNWLNFNEYNPNNLYKSAGAGVRIFMPAFGLLGIDWGYGFDPDPGAPNAGPSGGQIHFSIGQTLR from the coding sequence TTGGGGCAGATTAGATATGGGAGCCAAGGCAGATTAAACAATTCTTCTAGCAATACCCCTCGCATCAACTACTCCAACCCTCAGGAGTACACCATCGCCGAAATCAAGGTAGAAGGGGCTGAGTACCTCGACCACATTGCCCTTACATCGATCTCCGGCCTCAAAGTAGGTGACAAAGTCAAAATACCTGGTGACGACATCACTCAAGCGATCAAAAAACTCTGGAAGCAAGGACTCATCGGCAATGTCGAAATCTATGCCAGCAAAATTGAAGGCAGCAACATCTACCTCACCATCGAATTGACCGAAAGGCCCAGACTCAGTCGATTCAACTTTCATGGCGTAACCAAAAGCCAAGAGTCAGATCTGAAAGAAAAAATCAACCTCATCAGAGGCCGTGTGATGACCGATGCAATCATCAAAAACAGTGAACTATCCGTCAAGAAATACTTCTACGAAAAAGGCTATCTCAACACGGAAGTAGACATTCGCTACAGCCAAGACACCATCATCAACAACAGTGTTCAGCTCGATCTATACATCACCAAAAACCGTAAGGTAAAAATCAGAAACGTTAATTTTGTAGGCAATGAGACCTTCACAGACATGAAGCTCAAAAGTAAAATGAAAGGCACAGGTGAACGTCCAAGATTCAAAATTGTTGGAGCAACGGTCGCAGTAGCTCTCAATGCACTCAAGCCTAAGAGCAAGAAAAAAGTCATCAAAAGTCCTCAGGACAGCGCCATACAAAACATTTCACGTCCCGCCATGGAAATCATCATGGAAAATGTGAAACTCAATGTCTTCAAATCTTCAAAATACGTGAAAGAAAAGTACGAAGAAGACAAAGAAGCATTGATCGCCTTTTACAACTCCAAAGGGTTTAGAGACGCCTACATCGAAGAGGACTCTATCGTCACAATCGACGAAAACTCCGTAGACATAGACATTAGAATCAACCCTGGCCAGAGGTACTATTTCAGAGAGATTACCTGGACAGGGAATTTCATCCACGACGATCAGACCTTGAACCAAATACTCGGAGTAGAACGAGGAGACATATACAACATGGAGTCTCTTGACAAACGGCTCAACTACAACCCGAACGGGCCTGACATTAGCTCTCTGTATATGGACAATGGCTACCTGTTTTTCAGTGTCAACCCTGTAGAAATCAAAATAGAAGGCGATTCCATCGATGTGGAAATGCGCATATACGAAGGAGCGCAAGCTACTATTCGCAAAGTTTATGTCACTGGAAACGACCGTACCAATGATCACGTCATCATGCGTGAACTACGAACACTCCCAGGCCAGAAGTTTAGCCGCGCTGAACTGATCAGAACGCAACGTGAATTGTCGCAGCTCGGATACTTTAACCCTGAAACTGTCACTCCAAACCCAATACCAAACCCTGCTGATGAGACAGTCGATATCGAATGGTCACTCGAAGAGCGACCAAGTGATCAGATAGAACTATCAGGTGGATGGGGAGGCTCTTTTGGGTTCGTTGGTACACTTGGCTTGACTTTCAACAACTTTTCGTTGAGAAACTTGACGCACTTAGACAAATGGAGACCCCTACCCGTCGGTGATGGTCAAAAACTATCACTAAGACTACAAGCAAATGGTCGCCAATTCCAAAGTTATTCTGTGAGTTTCTCAGAACCATGGCTAGGAGGCAAGAAACCCATGTCGTTTGGCGTGAGCTACAACTACTCTGTACAGAGAAGTTTGGCACTCAATAGAAAAGACATCATAGGTTCTATGCAGGTGACAGGAGTCACGGTCAGCCTAGGTCAAAGACTAAAATGGCCTGATGATTACTTCACACTCAGCAATGCTGTATCTTTTACCAACTATAACCTATACCGATTTGGAGGTAGTCTAGGGTTTGACAACAGTACAGGGGTAGCAAATAGCTTTACATTCAAAACAACCATCTCTCGAAATAGCATTGACAACCCTATGTATCCTCGTACCGGTTCGTCCATTACGTTGAGTTTGGCCCTCACGCCTCCATACTCCCTGTTCAATGACTTAGATTATGAAACAGCATCCAACAACGACCGCTACAAGTGGGTAGAGTACCACAAATGGATGTTTGATGCCAAGTACTACCTACAGATTGCTGGAGATTTGGTACTTGAAGCAAGAGCTCACCTCGGGTACTTGGGCGCTTATCAAAGCGATGTAGGAGTAGGGCCATTTGAACGATTCCAACTTGGAGGAGATGGGTTGACAGGATCTAACTTCCTACTAGGCAATGATGTCATCGGACTCAGAGGGTACGACAACAACTCCATCACGCCGACAGAAGTCGTCAATGGCAACCAAATCACTGGTGGTACTCTATTCAACAAATATGTGTTTGAGCTCCGCTACCCTGTATCACTAAACCCATCCGCTACCATCTATGTACTTGGGTTTGCCGAAGCTGGAAACAACTGGCTCAACTTCAATGAATACAACCCCAACAACCTATACAAATCGGCTGGAGCAGGTGTAAGAATATTTATGCCGGCCTTTGGGCTACTTGGTATCGATTGGGGGTATGGATTTGATCCAGATCCAGGTGCACCAAACGCAGGACCGAGTGGTGGACAAATTCACTTCTCAATCGGTCAAACGTTGAGATAG
- a CDS encoding OmpH family outer membrane protein, whose product MKIKSLIVVLVMVAGALSVQAQGTFKFGYTNVEYILSQMPEAKQVDSEYKTYEAQLQNQLQSKGQEFQTKLQEYQQGAATMTDIMRADKESELQNLQARLENFQKDAQVSLQKKQSDLYAPLFEKIGNAIKAVRTEGGYDAIFSTGVPGVDILLDADEKFDVSNLVFKKLGITPPAGN is encoded by the coding sequence ATGAAAATCAAATCATTAATCGTAGTATTGGTAATGGTGGCTGGTGCTCTTAGCGTACAAGCTCAGGGAACGTTTAAGTTTGGGTATACGAATGTAGAGTACATATTGAGCCAAATGCCAGAAGCAAAGCAAGTGGATTCGGAATACAAAACATACGAAGCTCAGTTGCAAAATCAGTTGCAATCAAAAGGCCAGGAATTCCAAACCAAATTGCAAGAGTATCAGCAAGGAGCTGCTACAATGACTGATATCATGAGAGCAGACAAAGAGTCTGAACTACAAAATCTACAAGCTCGATTGGAAAACTTTCAAAAAGACGCTCAGGTTTCTCTACAGAAAAAACAAAGTGACCTATACGCGCCATTGTTTGAAAAAATAGGCAACGCAATCAAAGCGGTCAGAACTGAAGGCGGATATGACGCAATCTTCAGTACGGGCGTACCAGGTGTAGACATCTTGCTCGATGCAGACGAAAAATTCGACGTCTCTAATCTTGTATTCAAGAAATTGGGTATCACTCCTCCAGCAGGAAACTAA
- a CDS encoding isoprenyl transferase has protein sequence MKEKINSTNIPQHVAVIMDGNGRWAKQRGAARLFGHKNAIKAVRETVEGCAEIGVGRLTLYAFSTENWNRPKIEVDGLMNLLVSTIKKEIPTLMKNNIRLQPLGDISHLPKEAQENLQYGIEQTGKNEGMVLSLALNYSGRWEIGESVKQLVKDLEEKKLAYDDVNNAFIGDYISKHTVPDVELMIRTSGEHRISNFLLWQMAYAELYFTDKLWPDFRKNDLFEAVIDFQNRERRYGKISEQLTN, from the coding sequence GTAGCAGTAATCATGGACGGCAATGGTCGATGGGCCAAGCAACGTGGCGCAGCACGCCTCTTTGGTCACAAAAATGCGATCAAAGCTGTTCGAGAGACTGTAGAAGGATGTGCAGAAATAGGCGTAGGACGACTCACTTTATATGCCTTTTCAACCGAAAACTGGAACCGACCAAAAATCGAAGTAGATGGACTCATGAACCTTCTGGTATCGACCATCAAAAAGGAAATCCCTACTTTGATGAAAAACAATATCCGATTGCAACCTCTAGGAGACATTTCGCATTTACCGAAAGAAGCTCAAGAAAATCTCCAGTACGGCATAGAGCAAACTGGCAAGAATGAGGGCATGGTTCTCTCACTCGCCTTGAACTATAGTGGGCGATGGGAAATCGGAGAGAGTGTAAAACAATTGGTCAAAGATTTAGAAGAGAAGAAATTAGCCTACGATGATGTCAATAATGCATTCATCGGCGATTATATCAGTAAACATACTGTACCTGACGTGGAACTAATGATCAGAACAAGCGGAGAGCATAGGATAAGCAACTTTTTGCTTTGGCAAATGGCCTACGCTGAACTGTACTTTACTGACAAACTTTGGCCTGACTTTAGAAAAAACGATCTTTTTGAAGCCGTCATTGATTTTCAAAACAGGGAGAGGAGATACGGTAAAATCAGTGAGCAACTAACGAATTAA
- the chrA gene encoding chromate efflux transporter: MTFKKVRYYIFLRDVIILAVTAFGGPQAHFAMMLDMLVNKRGYLSEKEFLELHALCQFLPGPTSTQTLTAIGFKVGGPNLAYLTLLVWIIPAFLVMSTAGVMITSLEEYNISLDFTRYIQPMAVGIVSFSAYIIIRKVIQTRLAVVLMVMSAIASFLFRTPYVFPVLILIGGAITAFDYKRHEREEKNRIKIQWANFFLWGGVLIAAASIGAVTHWRGIDLFENFYRIGSLIFGGGQVLVPFLYTEFVEFKEYLTSEEFLSGYALVQAVPGPVFSFAGFVGSVSMREYGTFGQYLGGFLSAVGVFLPGAFLIFFVIRFWDELKKFRIVKASLNGINAVSAGMILAAALLLSLPLYDASLPVSESYLNVGIMVSTFLILLFTKIPTPVLIIVGLLLGIIL; this comes from the coding sequence ATGACATTCAAGAAGGTCAGGTATTACATCTTTCTCCGAGATGTCATCATATTGGCTGTGACAGCTTTTGGAGGCCCCCAAGCACACTTTGCCATGATGCTAGATATGCTCGTCAATAAGCGAGGATACTTAAGTGAAAAGGAGTTCTTGGAATTGCACGCGTTGTGTCAGTTTTTGCCAGGACCTACATCTACACAGACTTTGACAGCCATAGGCTTCAAGGTTGGAGGTCCCAATCTCGCCTATTTGACTCTTTTAGTATGGATTATTCCAGCCTTTTTGGTGATGTCTACTGCAGGAGTTATGATTACTTCGTTGGAAGAATATAACATCTCATTGGACTTTACACGATACATCCAGCCAATGGCGGTAGGGATAGTTTCATTTTCGGCCTATATCATCATCCGAAAAGTAATCCAAACTAGACTTGCAGTGGTGCTTATGGTGATGTCGGCGATTGCCAGTTTCTTGTTTCGTACTCCCTATGTGTTCCCTGTGTTGATTTTGATAGGAGGGGCGATTACCGCTTTTGATTACAAGAGACATGAAAGAGAAGAGAAAAATAGAATTAAGATTCAGTGGGCTAACTTTTTTCTTTGGGGAGGAGTGCTGATCGCTGCGGCAAGTATTGGGGCTGTTACGCATTGGCGAGGGATAGATTTGTTCGAGAATTTTTACCGAATAGGGAGTTTGATCTTTGGTGGAGGGCAAGTGTTGGTCCCTTTCCTTTATACTGAATTTGTTGAATTCAAGGAGTATTTGACTTCAGAGGAGTTTTTGTCTGGTTATGCATTGGTGCAAGCTGTTCCCGGGCCAGTTTTTTCTTTTGCTGGGTTTGTGGGGTCTGTATCTATGCGTGAATACGGTACGTTTGGACAGTATTTGGGGGGATTTCTTTCGGCGGTTGGAGTCTTTTTACCAGGGGCTTTTTTGATTTTCTTTGTGATTCGTTTTTGGGATGAGCTCAAGAAGTTTAGAATTGTCAAGGCCTCACTCAACGGAATCAATGCTGTCAGTGCGGGGATGATTTTAGCAGCAGCTTTGTTGCTGTCATTACCACTGTATGATGCTTCTTTGCCTGTCTCGGAGAGCTATCTTAATGTAGGTATCATGGTTTCTACATTCTTGATCCTGCTATTTACCAAAATCCCTACCCCTGTGTTGATTATTGTCGGGTTGCTCCTTGGTATTATTTTATAA
- a CDS encoding OmpH family outer membrane protein, with translation MKNVVSFGSILVIILLLQANSLSAQKFGYVDTNYILGQMPEYKEANSEIDKLSKSWEAEIQEMYKEIQTLEVELKAEEVLLTKEMKDDRYKEIDRKWNEVKEYQNKIFGFEGLFFLKKKELIKPVQDQLFDAVDKVAKQQRLQIVFDKSGDLVMIYTDPVHDYTDYVLEELGLGDKNDVISNN, from the coding sequence ATGAAGAACGTAGTTAGTTTCGGTTCGATTCTTGTTATCATTCTACTGCTTCAGGCAAATAGTCTGAGTGCTCAGAAATTTGGATATGTAGATACTAACTATATCTTGGGTCAAATGCCTGAGTACAAAGAGGCCAACAGCGAGATTGACAAATTGTCAAAATCGTGGGAAGCTGAGATACAAGAGATGTACAAGGAAATTCAAACCTTGGAAGTTGAACTGAAAGCGGAAGAAGTCCTGCTGACCAAAGAAATGAAAGACGATCGATACAAAGAAATTGATCGAAAATGGAATGAAGTAAAAGAGTATCAAAATAAGATTTTTGGTTTTGAAGGACTATTTTTCTTGAAGAAAAAAGAACTCATCAAGCCCGTACAAGATCAACTCTTTGATGCGGTAGACAAAGTAGCAAAACAACAACGCCTGCAGATTGTCTTTGACAAATCAGGTGACTTGGTAATGATATACACAGACCCCGTGCACGACTATACAGACTATGTATTGGAAGAGCTCGGACTGGGAGATAAAAACGATGTAATAAGTAATAACTAA
- a CDS encoding isopenicillin N synthase family oxygenase has translation MSEYLYDEVPSLDLADFVSGNPESKQKFVEELGHAYNHIGFVAIKNHGLSDALVKNLYSTIEEFYSLPVSVKEKYEIPELFGQRGYVGKGKEHAKGRKTGDLKEFYHVGQIVEDEDPIKELYPDNIWPSEIDGFEAVASEAYKTLEATGKKMLQAIALYLGLEEKYFESRVHNGNSILRPIHYFPIENPDDIPADAVRAAEHGDINLITLLMGASADGLQVKRRDGAWIPITALPDQIVVNVGDMLARLTNDKLKSTIHRVVNPPRELMKTSRYSIPFFMHPRAEMDLTCLESCVNEQNPKHYDDMTAGEFLHQRLAEIGLKK, from the coding sequence ATGAGCGAATACCTATATGATGAAGTGCCATCCTTGGATTTGGCAGATTTTGTGTCCGGCAATCCGGAGAGTAAGCAAAAATTTGTGGAAGAGTTGGGACATGCCTACAATCACATTGGATTTGTGGCAATCAAAAACCATGGACTTTCGGACGCCTTGGTAAAGAATCTTTACTCAACGATCGAAGAGTTTTATAGTCTTCCTGTATCCGTCAAAGAGAAATACGAAATCCCAGAGCTGTTTGGTCAGCGAGGGTATGTAGGTAAAGGAAAAGAGCATGCCAAAGGCCGTAAGACAGGCGATTTGAAAGAATTTTATCATGTAGGGCAGATCGTCGAAGATGAAGATCCAATCAAGGAACTATACCCAGACAATATCTGGCCAAGTGAAATAGATGGGTTTGAAGCGGTTGCTTCGGAGGCGTATAAGACCTTGGAGGCGACAGGTAAAAAGATGTTGCAAGCGATTGCCTTGTACCTTGGATTGGAAGAGAAGTATTTTGAGAGTCGAGTCCACAATGGCAACAGTATCTTGAGACCGATACATTATTTTCCAATAGAGAATCCGGACGATATTCCAGCGGATGCGGTTCGTGCGGCAGAGCATGGAGATATCAACCTCATTACACTATTGATGGGAGCGAGTGCAGATGGTTTGCAGGTCAAGAGGCGAGATGGTGCTTGGATTCCGATCACTGCATTGCCAGATCAGATCGTCGTGAACGTAGGAGATATGTTGGCGAGATTGACCAATGATAAGTTGAAGTCTACGATTCATCGAGTGGTCAACCCACCTCGTGAACTTATGAAGACGTCACGGTATTCTATTCCTTTTTTTATGCATCCTCGTGCGGAGATGGATTTGACTTGTTTGGAGAGTTGTGTCAATGAGCAGAACCCCAAACACTACGATGACATGACCGCTGGAGAGTTTTTACACCAGCGTTTGGCTGAGATTGGTTTGAAAAAATGA